The Micromonospora sp. NBC_01740 genome includes a window with the following:
- a CDS encoding RHS repeat-associated core domain-containing protein: MSARPSPATVARRDSRSSFWRPESRLRMGLAGSLALVMLASTLTAQPRPAVAAPPVGLGVTQPKPVSAKPVRSKPRPADLSQGANRRPAGKVTWPSAGVAEAGVAPAAGNRAATAPPVTAPSAATRVGALPVYVGPGVSKDAGARTTAATAVSRARVEVLDRAKVPAGWRDGVVLRVARADGRTGAGRMSLGVDYSGFASAFGADWSTRLRLVALPECALTTPEKAGCGGRPLASRNDGATNRVSAEVEISSAGATSLVALAAAASGSAGDYGATPLQASSSWSAGGSSGDFSWSYPVRVPPATGPTPTVSLAYSSSAVDGRSDASNNQPSWVGEGFDYNPGFIERRYVPCFDDTANGATNDDQVGDQCWGTDNAVLSLNGRSTELVRDTATGVWRPKNDDAAKVEKLAGAANGDNNGEHWKVTAADGTQYFFGLDDLPGHTTGTASTNTVRVYGNHENEPCWNTSFAAAHCEQAWRWNLDYVVDTHGGTMSLWYSRETNKYAANATDSDEVSYVRASNVTRIDYGTWDRGATDRSVTPTAQVFFATSDRCLSDCTDHDDPARWPDTPWDQECTGTQCPGKYSPTFWSTRRLSKITTKVAGVAGDVESWDLRHTFPPNGDASRDGMWLESIQHTGHIGEPVTLPEINFDFVQRPNRVDKTDDGKPPMHWLRMNTVWTEAGGKITVVYSQPECDTDGPMPSSPQSNTLRCYPVLSENPFTDLIETDYFHKYVVEEIHESDGTVGGTDVVTTYDYLGGAAWRHATDDGMTKDKFRTWSDYRGYGRVQVRKGTDGQETLAETRYYRGMHGDRAAPSGGTRTATLAALDLNGDGDVSDAADAPQVNDEDALAGQVREQITYNGVETDVVSRGASQAWQSAATATRDMGQTTTYARYTGVQASWNAVKLDAGRGWRVTKKTNGFDEYGMEATASDLGDVAQTGDEQCMRTTYARNAGRNILATSVRVETFALPCGTAPTSRDDIVNDVRTSYDGEAYGVAPTKGDPTKVETLKDWSPSGGTVWLTTGTSTYDAHGRVKDAYDIRGNKTTTTYTPAAGGPVTKVETRNHLDWTTSQDMIPGWGLAKRSTDANGKVTDLQYDGLGRLRKVWLPNRPMGTDPANPATPSYEYTYTIRNSGGANAVTTRVLNAEGKYVTSHALSDGLLRPRQTQTAAVAGGGTVFSETVYDAAGRVAYTNGRHHDPDLTAGTNLKSIAAWEANSQTVNLYDRAGRTTASILTTSGQEKWRTTTAYGGDRVYVTPPDGGTPTTTITNAAGKTVEVRRHSGGSVAGPHDASTYTYNRKQQLTGVADAAGNEWTYEYDIRGRQTATEDPDRGRTESTYNDYGDLEHTVDARGKKLVYHYDSLGRKDAVYDTSIATANKRATWAYDPTGAKGQLASTSRWTDLGVNEYKMRIRGYTALYKSLGEDYVIPASEANLNGTYTFTRSYKADGVSVATATYPNAGSLGGEQLTFTYDEVTGLAEQVKTNWPNAGQYVTNTDYNAFAELGLVRYQQTAQNYLDRSWTYEDSTGRLSQATTSRQVTPQPVADLKYDYDEAGNITRIADAPTGGTADVQCFEHDYAQRLTSAWTPSSGDCAPAATATGLGGPAPYWHSWTFDPVGTSVGNRAKETRHGTTTTESTYTYPAPGAAQPHGAQQVVTTGVGAGTRNYRFDAAGNMTCRPSATAVNNTCPAGTGSQALTWDSESRLVGLTDGGKNHSYLYDADGARLIARDPTGKTLYLPGLEIRYTTSSGTKSATRYYSHLGQMYAMRQPGTGVTWLVTDHQGTQQYAIASGNQAITPQRQTPYGGVRGAAPAAWPNQLGFVGGTIDGGPDTTGLTNIGARPYDPAIGKFVAVDPIMDLADPEQWNGYAYANNTPVTSSDPTGLIPDDCAKFDCSGYVPGNEDANQDAKENNPCWPVACEKDEPDGPGGTGGWTGKHDDDGRAMPAPGKMTIENGAQFRYYTHITNLDMFQREVVEDYVFCYNNPEICAELKKAKSKASEQALKDLLGITDAQNCLKGQISGCAWTAVGFVPIGKLKAAGPIGKALLEGADAACSFAGETEVLMADGSTKPISQISVGDFVVAANPETGERGDREVTHVWSHEDDLYALTVAGAALVTTEDHPFWNATDRRWERADALNRSAALQTVSGDSVAVGSLSETSIGRGAAYNLTVRDIHTYYVLAGNTSLLVHNSCPVAARLTSSPDAPVINSKTVHLDKNGRFRIDLENQNPGRPGANIHLQPMGRGASGKYYYHQETGKWISASGEELAPKLAKQVPQSAINRAYQYLRITPP, from the coding sequence ATGTCTGCTCGTCCGTCGCCGGCCACCGTGGCGCGGCGCGATTCCCGGTCCTCGTTCTGGCGCCCCGAGAGCCGGTTGCGGATGGGTCTGGCCGGGAGCCTGGCTCTCGTCATGCTGGCCTCCACGCTGACCGCCCAGCCTCGGCCGGCGGTCGCCGCACCGCCGGTCGGCCTCGGCGTCACGCAGCCGAAGCCGGTCTCCGCGAAGCCGGTCAGGTCGAAGCCGCGTCCGGCCGACCTGTCACAGGGCGCGAACAGGCGGCCCGCCGGGAAGGTCACCTGGCCCTCGGCCGGCGTGGCGGAGGCGGGCGTCGCACCGGCCGCCGGAAACCGGGCCGCGACGGCACCCCCGGTCACGGCGCCGTCCGCGGCAACTCGGGTCGGTGCCCTGCCGGTGTACGTCGGTCCGGGGGTGTCGAAGGACGCGGGAGCGCGGACGACCGCCGCCACCGCCGTGAGCCGGGCCCGGGTCGAGGTCCTCGACCGCGCCAAGGTGCCGGCGGGGTGGCGTGACGGCGTGGTGCTGCGGGTCGCCCGCGCCGACGGTCGGACGGGTGCGGGCCGGATGAGCCTGGGGGTGGACTACTCCGGATTCGCCTCGGCGTTCGGGGCGGACTGGTCGACCCGACTCCGCCTGGTGGCGCTGCCGGAGTGCGCGCTGACCACGCCGGAAAAGGCGGGATGCGGCGGTCGTCCGCTCGCCTCGCGTAACGACGGGGCGACCAACCGCGTGTCCGCCGAGGTGGAGATCTCCTCCGCCGGTGCGACGTCGCTGGTCGCCCTGGCCGCCGCCGCATCCGGGTCGGCCGGTGACTACGGCGCGACGCCGCTGCAGGCGTCGTCGAGCTGGAGCGCCGGTGGGTCGAGCGGCGACTTCTCCTGGTCCTACCCCGTACGGGTGCCGCCCGCCACGGGTCCGACGCCCACGGTGTCGCTGGCGTACTCGTCGAGCGCGGTCGACGGTCGCAGCGACGCCTCGAACAACCAGCCGTCGTGGGTCGGGGAGGGCTTCGACTACAACCCGGGCTTCATCGAGCGCCGGTACGTGCCCTGCTTCGACGACACGGCCAACGGCGCCACGAACGACGACCAGGTCGGCGACCAGTGCTGGGGCACCGACAACGCGGTGCTCTCGCTCAACGGACGGTCGACCGAGCTCGTCAGGGACACGGCGACCGGCGTGTGGCGTCCGAAGAACGACGACGCGGCGAAGGTCGAGAAGCTGGCGGGCGCGGCGAACGGCGACAACAACGGGGAGCACTGGAAGGTGACCGCCGCCGACGGCACCCAGTACTTCTTCGGGCTCGACGACCTGCCCGGTCACACGACGGGCACGGCCTCCACCAACACCGTCCGCGTCTACGGCAACCACGAGAACGAGCCATGCTGGAACACCAGCTTCGCCGCCGCCCACTGCGAGCAGGCGTGGCGCTGGAACCTCGACTACGTGGTGGACACCCACGGCGGCACCATGTCGCTCTGGTACAGCCGGGAGACCAACAAGTACGCCGCGAACGCCACGGACAGCGACGAGGTCTCCTACGTCCGGGCCTCGAACGTCACCCGCATCGACTACGGCACCTGGGACCGGGGTGCGACCGACCGTTCCGTCACCCCGACGGCGCAGGTCTTCTTCGCCACGTCCGACCGGTGCCTGTCGGACTGCACCGACCACGACGATCCGGCCCGCTGGCCGGACACGCCCTGGGACCAGGAGTGCACCGGTACCCAGTGCCCCGGCAAGTACTCGCCGACGTTCTGGAGCACCCGCCGTCTGTCGAAGATCACCACGAAGGTCGCCGGCGTCGCCGGCGACGTGGAGAGCTGGGACCTGAGGCACACCTTCCCGCCGAACGGTGACGCCTCCCGCGACGGCATGTGGCTGGAGTCGATCCAGCACACCGGGCACATCGGCGAGCCGGTGACGCTGCCGGAGATCAATTTCGATTTCGTGCAGCGTCCCAACCGGGTCGACAAGACCGACGACGGTAAGCCCCCGATGCACTGGCTGCGGATGAACACCGTCTGGACCGAGGCCGGCGGCAAGATCACGGTGGTCTACTCCCAACCGGAGTGCGACACCGACGGGCCCATGCCGTCCTCGCCGCAGAGCAACACCCTGCGGTGCTATCCCGTGCTCAGCGAGAACCCGTTCACGGACCTCATCGAGACCGACTACTTCCACAAGTACGTCGTCGAGGAGATCCACGAGTCGGACGGCACCGTCGGCGGCACGGACGTCGTCACGACGTACGACTATCTCGGCGGCGCGGCCTGGCGGCACGCCACGGACGACGGCATGACCAAGGACAAGTTCCGTACCTGGTCCGACTACCGGGGCTACGGGCGGGTCCAGGTCCGCAAGGGCACCGACGGTCAGGAGACGCTGGCCGAGACCCGCTACTACCGGGGCATGCACGGCGACCGGGCGGCGCCGAGCGGCGGTACCCGCACCGCGACGCTCGCCGCGCTCGACCTCAACGGCGACGGCGACGTCTCGGATGCCGCCGACGCGCCCCAGGTCAACGACGAGGACGCGCTCGCCGGGCAGGTCCGCGAGCAGATCACCTACAACGGCGTCGAGACCGATGTGGTGTCGCGGGGGGCCAGCCAGGCGTGGCAGTCGGCGGCCACCGCGACCCGGGACATGGGCCAGACCACCACCTACGCCCGCTACACCGGCGTCCAGGCGAGCTGGAACGCCGTCAAGCTGGACGCGGGCCGCGGGTGGCGGGTGACGAAGAAGACCAACGGCTTCGACGAGTACGGCATGGAGGCCACCGCCAGCGACCTCGGCGACGTAGCCCAGACCGGCGACGAGCAGTGCATGCGGACGACGTACGCGCGCAACGCCGGCAGGAACATCCTCGCCACCTCCGTCCGGGTCGAGACCTTCGCCCTGCCGTGCGGCACCGCGCCCACCAGCAGGGACGACATCGTCAACGACGTCCGCACGTCCTACGACGGCGAGGCGTACGGCGTGGCGCCCACCAAGGGCGACCCCACGAAGGTCGAAACGCTGAAGGACTGGTCCCCGTCTGGCGGGACGGTCTGGCTGACCACGGGCACCTCGACCTACGACGCCCACGGCCGGGTGAAGGACGCCTACGACATCCGCGGGAACAAGACGACCACGACCTACACCCCGGCGGCCGGCGGCCCCGTCACGAAGGTGGAGACCAGGAACCACCTGGACTGGACGACGAGCCAGGACATGATCCCGGGCTGGGGCCTCGCCAAGCGGTCCACCGACGCCAACGGCAAGGTGACCGACCTGCAGTACGACGGGCTCGGCCGGCTGCGGAAGGTCTGGCTGCCGAACCGGCCGATGGGCACCGACCCGGCCAACCCGGCCACCCCCTCCTACGAGTACACCTACACCATCCGCAACAGCGGGGGCGCCAACGCCGTCACGACCCGGGTACTGAACGCCGAGGGCAAGTACGTCACCAGCCACGCGCTCTCCGACGGTCTGCTCCGCCCGCGACAGACCCAGACTGCCGCCGTCGCCGGTGGCGGCACCGTGTTCAGCGAGACCGTCTACGACGCCGCCGGGCGGGTGGCGTACACCAACGGCCGACACCACGACCCGGACCTGACGGCCGGCACCAACCTGAAGTCGATCGCGGCGTGGGAGGCGAACAGCCAGACGGTGAACCTGTACGACCGGGCGGGCCGCACCACGGCCAGCATCCTGACCACCAGCGGCCAGGAGAAGTGGCGTACCACCACCGCGTACGGCGGTGACCGGGTCTACGTCACTCCGCCCGACGGCGGGACGCCGACCACCACGATCACCAACGCCGCCGGCAAGACGGTCGAGGTGCGCCGGCACTCGGGCGGTTCCGTCGCCGGGCCGCACGACGCCAGCACCTACACCTACAACCGGAAGCAGCAGCTCACCGGGGTCGCCGACGCCGCGGGCAACGAGTGGACGTACGAGTACGACATCCGCGGCCGGCAGACCGCGACGGAAGACCCCGACCGGGGCCGTACGGAGTCGACGTACAACGACTACGGCGACCTCGAGCACACGGTCGACGCGCGTGGCAAGAAGCTCGTCTACCACTACGACAGCCTCGGCCGTAAGGACGCCGTCTACGACACCTCGATCGCGACGGCGAACAAGCGCGCCACCTGGGCGTACGACCCCACGGGCGCGAAGGGCCAGTTGGCGTCGACCAGCCGCTGGACGGACCTCGGCGTCAACGAGTACAAGATGCGCATCCGGGGCTACACGGCCCTCTACAAGTCGTTGGGCGAGGACTACGTCATCCCCGCCTCCGAGGCCAACCTGAACGGCACCTACACCTTCACCCGCTCGTACAAGGCGGACGGGGTCAGCGTCGCGACCGCCACGTACCCGAACGCGGGAAGTCTCGGCGGCGAGCAGCTCACCTTCACCTACGACGAGGTGACCGGCCTCGCCGAGCAGGTGAAGACGAACTGGCCGAACGCCGGCCAGTACGTCACCAACACCGACTACAACGCCTTCGCCGAGCTGGGCCTCGTCCGCTACCAGCAGACCGCCCAGAACTACCTCGACCGCTCCTGGACGTACGAGGACAGCACCGGCCGGCTGTCACAGGCGACCACGAGCCGGCAGGTCACGCCGCAGCCCGTCGCCGACCTCAAGTACGACTACGACGAGGCCGGCAACATCACCAGGATCGCCGACGCCCCGACCGGCGGCACCGCCGACGTGCAGTGCTTCGAACACGACTACGCGCAGCGGCTGACGTCGGCCTGGACGCCCTCGTCCGGCGACTGCGCCCCCGCCGCGACGGCGACCGGCCTGGGCGGGCCTGCGCCGTACTGGCACTCCTGGACCTTCGATCCGGTCGGCACGTCGGTCGGCAACCGGGCCAAGGAGACCAGGCACGGCACCACGACCACCGAATCCACCTACACGTACCCCGCGCCCGGTGCGGCCCAGCCCCACGGGGCTCAGCAGGTCGTCACGACCGGGGTCGGCGCGGGTACCCGCAACTACCGTTTCGACGCGGCGGGCAACATGACCTGCCGGCCGAGCGCGACCGCCGTCAACAACACCTGCCCGGCCGGGACCGGCAGCCAGGCACTGACCTGGGACAGCGAGAGCAGGCTCGTCGGCCTCACCGACGGCGGAAAGAACCACAGCTACCTGTACGACGCCGACGGCGCCCGCCTGATCGCGCGCGATCCGACGGGCAAGACCCTCTATTTGCCGGGTCTGGAGATCCGCTACACCACCAGCAGCGGCACCAAGTCGGCGACGCGCTACTACAGCCATCTCGGCCAGATGTACGCCATGCGTCAGCCCGGCACCGGCGTCACCTGGCTCGTCACCGACCACCAGGGCACCCAGCAGTACGCCATCGCCTCGGGCAACCAGGCGATCACCCCGCAGCGCCAGACGCCGTACGGCGGGGTGCGCGGCGCGGCGCCCGCCGCCTGGCCGAACCAGCTCGGCTTCGTGGGCGGGACGATCGACGGCGGCCCCGACACCACCGGCCTGACCAACATCGGCGCACGCCCCTACGACCCGGCCATCGGCAAGTTCGTCGCGGTCGACCCGATCATGGACCTCGCCGATCCCGAGCAGTGGAACGGCTACGCGTACGCCAACAACACCCCGGTCACCAGCAGCGACCCGACGGGCCTGATCCCGGACGACTGCGCCAAGTTCGACTGCTCCGGCTACGTCCCCGGCAACGAGGACGCAAACCAGGACGCGAAGGAAAACAACCCGTGCTGGCCCGTCGCCTGCGAGAAGGATGAACCTGACGGTCCCGGCGGTACCGGCGGTTGGACCGGCAAGCACGACGACGACGGGCGAGCCATGCCGGCACCCGGCAAGATGACCATCGAGAACGGTGCTCAGTTCCGATACTACACCCACATCACCAACCTGGACATGTTCCAGCGCGAGGTGGTCGAGGACTATGTCTTCTGTTACAACAACCCGGAGATCTGCGCCGAACTGAAGAAAGCGAAGTCCAAGGCTTCAGAGCAGGCGCTGAAAGACCTGCTCGGCATCACAGACGCCCAGAATTGTTTGAAGGGCCAGATCTCGGGATGCGCCTGGACTGCGGTCGGCTTTGTGCCGATCGGGAAGCTGAAGGCAGCCGGACCGATTGGGAAAGCGCTGCTCGAAGGTGCTGACGCGGCATGTAGTTTCGCTGGCGAAACCGAAGTGCTGATGGCCGACGGCAGCACGAAGCCCATCAGTCAGATCAGTGTCGGGGACTTCGTTGTCGCGGCGAATCCGGAGACCGGTGAACGGGGTGATCGCGAGGTCACCCACGTCTGGTCGCACGAGGACGACCTTTATGCACTAACCGTCGCCGGTGCTGCGCTGGTCACCACCGAGGATCACCCGTTCTGGAACGCCACGGACCGTCGGTGGGAACGGGCGGACGCCCTCAACCGCAGCGCCGCGTTGCAGACAGTTTCTGGTGATTCGGTGGCGGTCGGCAGCTTGAGCGAGACGTCGATCGGTAGGGGTGCCGCGTATAACCTCACAGTTCGCGACATTCATACGTACTACGTGCTCGCAGGCAATACGTCGCTCCTCGTGCACAACTCGTGTCCTGTTGCTGCCCGTCTCACCAGCAGCCCCGACGCCCCGGTAATTAACAGCAAGACCGTACACTTGGACAAGAACGGTCGGTTCCGGATCGATCTCGAGAATCAGAATCCCGGACGGCCGGGTGCAAATATTCATCTACAGCCTATGGGGCGGGGTGCATCAGGCAAGTACTACTACCATCAGGAAACGGGGAAGTGGATTTCGGCGAGCGGAGAAGAGTTGGCGCCGAAACTCGCAAAGCAGGTGCCGCAAAGTGCCATTAATAGAGCCTATCAATACCTGAGGATCACGCCGCCGTGA
- a CDS encoding metal-dependent transcriptional regulator, translating to MKHDLVDTTEMYLKTILELEEEGVPPLRARIAERLGQSGPTVSQTVARMERDGLLTVEGDRHLALTAHGRSNAVSVMRKHRLAELLLVNVIGMPYEEAHEEACRWEHVMSDAVEKRVYDLLNRPTRSPYGNPIPGLDELGTPEQATAAPIEGERNLAFPGLSGPVVVRRICESVQTDADVLRQLHAAGVDPGATVTVAQERDGVSIDRSGDRIRLPREVASRVFVAAH from the coding sequence GTGAAGCATGATCTGGTCGACACGACCGAGATGTACCTCAAGACCATCCTCGAGCTGGAGGAGGAGGGGGTTCCGCCGCTGCGTGCCCGCATCGCCGAGCGGTTGGGGCAGAGCGGGCCGACCGTCAGCCAGACCGTCGCCCGGATGGAGCGCGACGGCCTGCTGACCGTCGAGGGCGACCGCCACCTGGCGCTCACCGCGCACGGCCGCAGCAACGCGGTCTCCGTGATGCGCAAGCACCGCCTCGCCGAGCTGCTGCTGGTCAACGTGATCGGGATGCCCTACGAGGAGGCCCACGAGGAGGCCTGCCGGTGGGAGCACGTGATGAGCGACGCGGTCGAGAAGCGGGTCTACGACCTGCTGAACCGGCCGACCCGCTCGCCGTACGGCAACCCGATCCCGGGGCTGGACGAGCTGGGCACGCCGGAGCAGGCGACCGCCGCCCCGATCGAGGGCGAGCGCAACCTGGCGTTCCCCGGGCTGTCGGGGCCGGTCGTGGTGCGACGCATCTGCGAGAGCGTGCAGACCGACGCGGACGTGCTCCGGCAGCTGCACGCCGCCGGCGTCGACCCGGGCGCGACGGTGACGGTGGCGCAGGAGCGCGACGGGGTCTCGATCGACCGCTCGGGCGACCGCATCAGGTTGCCCCGTGAGGTAGCCTCCCGGGTCTTCGTCGCCGCCCACTGA
- a CDS encoding sulfurtransferase, protein MSASDDLLVEAGRLAVELGQADPPTLLDVRWRLVGAPGREDYAAGHLPGAVFVDLDTALCGPPGPAGRHPLPDAAALQAALRAAGVRAGRSVVVYDGGDGMAAARAWWTLRWAGHRPVRLLHGGFPAWLAAGLPVSTAVPTPEPGDVEVRPGALPVLDAGEAARLAAADDGVLLDVRAAPRYRGETEPIDPVAGHVPGAVNLPAGEYVAEGRFPAAEALRERFAAAGVGADRPVGAYCGSGVTAAQAVFALHLAGRPDAALYVGSWSNWVADPARPVATGATPAG, encoded by the coding sequence ATGTCCGCCTCCGATGATCTCCTTGTCGAGGCCGGTCGGCTCGCGGTCGAACTCGGCCAGGCCGACCCGCCCACGCTGCTCGACGTGCGCTGGCGGCTCGTCGGCGCGCCGGGTCGGGAGGACTACGCCGCCGGTCACCTGCCCGGCGCGGTCTTCGTCGACCTGGACACCGCGCTCTGCGGGCCGCCCGGACCCGCCGGCCGCCACCCGTTGCCCGACGCCGCCGCCCTCCAGGCCGCGCTGCGGGCCGCCGGCGTGCGCGCCGGTCGTTCCGTCGTGGTGTACGACGGCGGCGACGGCATGGCCGCCGCCCGCGCCTGGTGGACCCTGCGCTGGGCGGGCCACCGGCCGGTACGGCTGCTGCACGGCGGCTTCCCGGCGTGGCTGGCCGCTGGGCTGCCCGTCAGCACGGCGGTGCCGACCCCGGAGCCGGGCGACGTGGAGGTGCGCCCCGGAGCGTTGCCGGTGCTCGACGCGGGGGAGGCGGCCCGGCTGGCCGCGGCAGACGACGGTGTCCTGCTCGACGTGCGCGCCGCACCCCGCTACCGGGGCGAGACCGAGCCGATCGACCCGGTCGCCGGTCACGTTCCCGGCGCGGTGAACCTGCCCGCCGGCGAGTACGTCGCCGAGGGCCGGTTCCCCGCCGCCGAGGCGCTGCGCGAGCGCTTCGCCGCCGCCGGGGTGGGCGCGGACCGGCCGGTGGGGGCGTACTGCGGGTCGGGGGTGACCGCCGCGCAGGCCGTGTTCGCGCTGCACCTGGCCGGCCGGCCGGACGCCGCCCTCTACGTCGGCTCGTGGAGCAACTGGGTCGCCGACCCGGCCCGCCCGGTGGCCACCGGAGCGACCCCGGCCGGCTGA
- a CDS encoding acetoin utilization protein AcuC — MSDDTVVVWDESLLAYDMGDHPLDPVRLELTFALARELGVLARPGVRLVKPEPADDALLSRVHDPRYLAAVKVAPRDPLFAGFGLGTSDNPVFEGMHESSALVAGATVAAAEAVWRGEARRAVNVAGGLHHAMPARAAGFCVYNDPAVAIARLLDLGAERIAYVDVDVHHGDGVQQVFWNDPRVLTVSVHETPLALFPGTGFPDETGGPGAEGSAVNVPLPPGLDDAGWQRAFHAVVPSVLRAFRPQVLVTQCGADAHRLDPLADLNLSVDGQRATYLALRALADELCEGRWVATGGGGYALVEVVPRAWTHLLAVAAGEPIDPATLTPPAWRELAAGRRPGRQIPLRMTDDVDPAYEPWQPTGEPSAVDRAIAAARKTAFPLFGLDPHDPRD; from the coding sequence ATGTCCGACGACACGGTGGTGGTGTGGGACGAGTCGCTGCTCGCCTACGACATGGGGGACCATCCCCTCGACCCGGTACGGCTGGAGTTGACCTTCGCCCTCGCCCGGGAGTTGGGCGTCCTCGCGCGTCCCGGGGTGCGGCTGGTGAAGCCGGAGCCGGCCGACGACGCGCTGCTGAGCCGGGTGCACGACCCGCGCTACCTCGCCGCGGTGAAGGTCGCCCCCCGCGATCCGCTCTTCGCCGGCTTCGGGCTGGGCACCTCCGACAACCCGGTCTTCGAGGGGATGCACGAGTCCAGCGCGCTCGTCGCCGGCGCCACGGTGGCGGCGGCCGAGGCGGTCTGGCGGGGCGAGGCCCGGCGGGCGGTCAACGTGGCCGGCGGCCTGCACCACGCCATGCCGGCCCGGGCCGCCGGGTTCTGCGTCTACAACGACCCGGCGGTGGCCATCGCCCGCCTGCTCGACCTGGGCGCCGAGCGAATCGCGTACGTGGACGTGGACGTGCACCACGGCGACGGGGTGCAGCAGGTCTTCTGGAACGACCCCCGGGTGCTCACGGTCAGCGTGCACGAGACGCCGCTGGCGCTCTTCCCGGGCACCGGCTTTCCCGACGAGACGGGCGGGCCGGGCGCCGAGGGCAGCGCCGTCAACGTCCCGCTGCCGCCCGGGTTGGACGACGCGGGCTGGCAGCGCGCCTTCCACGCGGTGGTGCCGTCGGTGCTGCGCGCGTTCCGGCCGCAGGTGCTGGTCACCCAGTGCGGCGCCGACGCACATCGGCTCGACCCGCTCGCCGATCTGAACCTCTCCGTGGACGGGCAGCGCGCCACCTACCTGGCCCTGCGGGCGCTCGCCGACGAGCTGTGCGAGGGCCGCTGGGTGGCCACGGGTGGCGGCGGGTACGCGCTGGTCGAGGTGGTGCCCCGGGCCTGGACGCACCTGCTCGCGGTGGCGGCCGGGGAGCCCATCGATCCGGCGACGCTGACCCCGCCGGCGTGGCGGGAGCTGGCCGCCGGGCGCCGGCCGGGCCGGCAGATCCCGCTGCGGATGACCGACGACGTGGACCCGGCGTACGAGCCGTGGCAGCCGACCGGCGAGCCGAGCGCCGTGGACCGGGCGATCGCGGCGGCCCGCAAGACCGCCTTCCCGCTGTTCGGGCTCGATCCGCACGACCCGCGCGACTGA